The genomic stretch TTGTacctctctaattattagtgatttaaaccattaaaaaatatttgatagcttagatttcttgctttgaaaactacctgttcatatccttcaactGTTATtttgttggggaatggctcttgtgattataaatttgaatctgtCCTTTATATCTTGGATATAAAACTTTCATCCAAGAAAAtttctgcaaagattttccccccgTTAActaggagcagctaagtggcacagtggatagagtgggaaATTCATTTTCACAAGTTGAAACTTGGCCTtagactcttcctagctgtgtgaccctggacaagtcgcttagccctgtttgcctcagtttcctcctctgtaaaatgagctggagaaggaaatgggaaatcactccagtatctctgccaagaaaaccccaattggggtcatataactaaaatgactgaacaacagcaacaaaaacttttaaatttaactgcactggttttgttcattgaaatttttttttaaatacaattttggGATCTCTCCTAAGATTTATTGTAAAGTTGTGAACTCTTTCCTTGTCCATTGTTGCCAAAGATGTAGTCTTCATTGCTCCTTCAGTTTTGTGAGCTGTGACCTTTTATAGCTAATATATACATCTATTTTAAGCTTATCTTGGTGTATATGATTTTAGgcattggtctaaacctaatttctgttaGTCTGTTTTCTAGTTTCTgggcaggtttttgtttttgtttttttgctcagTAGTGAGTCCTTACCCCACCCAGAGGCTggggtctttgagtttatcaaatactGGGTTGCTAAGTTTGTTTGCCTCAATATGGTGTATACTtcatctattccactgatctgccTCTCTATTTTTTATCCGGGACCAagttgttttgttgattactgCTTTGCAGcacttctttccaattttttcattatttcccttgagatattaaactttttgtttttccctcctaGATCTACAAAGTAGTTCTTTGGTaatgtggcactgaataagtctATAATTTTAGATAGTATTATAATTATATGGGGTCCACCTATTCATGAGCATTTAATATTACTTATTTAGGTTTGTATTTCAGAATGTTTTCGGTTTTATCCATCTAGTTCATGAATAGGGAGGtaaattcccaagtattttatacattctgtagttactttgaatggaatttctctcttcttgatttgttttattgataACATGGATATACTTAACATCCAGAAGTTTTGTGGAAATTTTTAATTGCCCCAGttaattttagttgaatctcCAGAGTACTTTAAATAAACCATCATCTCGTCTGCAAAATGGGatactttttgtttcttctttgcctgtgctaattcctcaatttctttttcttgtcttacagCTGTTGTCTGTATTTCTAGCACTTTTTCATATAGTTGTGGTAATATTGGATATAGCCTTGCTATAAGGGTTCTTCACTACATATAATGCTGACTCTTGGTTTTAGAAAGAGACTCTTTATCATATTTAGGAAAGGTGCATTTAATGACCTGTTTCTTTTTTGAAAGATCAAATTCCAACCTGCACTGGTATAAGAGGAATTTTATCATCTTGGAATTCCCTATATCAGAGAAATCatgggtcaaaaaaaaaaaaaaaaaagatcatgtttATTCCAGTAAAACTGTCCCTGTACCCCATTGGAATATGGTAGCATGTGAATTCTTCTTTCCCAATCATGCCCAGAATTCCTGCCTGCCCAGAACCGTGTTTCTCTGGGGATTCTAAAGAAGGGACAATAGTTTTGTTGtggttgagtcgtttcagtcatgtccaactttccatgaccccatttggggttttcttggcagaggtactagagtggttggccatttcctcctggtaataatagctgacattttaaAAGCCCTGTCAGGTTTgcagaacattttacataattatttgaTCTGATTTGGtaacaatcaatcagcaaacattcattaGGTCCCTGCTGTGGAACAGCACCGTGATGTGTTTTACCTGAGATCTCATCTGTTATCCTGTCTTCCTCACACTGGGAAAaagatttatattttaaagttgttgggttttttttgttgttgttttgttttgtttttttgcgggacagtgggggttaagtgacttgcccagggtcacacagctagtaagtgtcaagtgtctcaggtcggatttgaactcaggtcctcctgaatccagggctggtgctttatccactatgccacctagctgccccttaaagttgttttttaacttagttgttgtttctttttttcctgtttaaagaTTTGTGCCAGTTTTGACTATTCAGCTCCCTCTGGTAGTCTCAAAAAGAACAGTAGCAATAGGTTGGGACAAGTGGTGCTAAAACGCCCCAACTGCTTGTCCAGTGTAACCATGGGACTAGGAATGTGGGAGGAGCTCTCCCAAATCCCCTCCGTGGCTGAGACTCGTGTTGGctgcttctcttttccaggtACCGACTTTAGCATAGACAGCTTGCCTCTGCCTCGGAAAGCCCATCACGACTGGGCCCTCTTTCACGAAGAGTCTCCCAAAAACAACTACAAGCTCTTCCATGAGCCCGTCATCACTCTGTTTAACCACACGGCTACCTTTAGCCGCCATTCCCACTTGCCCTTAACCACCCAGTATCTAGAAGGCGTGGAGGCTCTGAAATCACTTCGGTACGTGGTCCCTTTGCAGACCAAAAACAGCCTGAGACAGCGCCTGGCCCCACTGGTGTACGTGCAGTCTGACTGTGACCCCCCCTCGGACCGGGACAGCTATGTGCGGGAGCTGATGAGTCACGTCCAGGTAGACTCCTATGGGGAGTGTCTGCGAAACCGAGATCTGCCCCCGCAGCTGAGAAACCCGGCTGCCATGGATGACGACGGCTTCCACCGGATCCTCGCCCAGTACAAGTTCATCCTGGCTTTTGAGAATGCCGTCTGTGATGACTACATCACCGAGAAGTTCTGGAGGCCTCTGAAACTGGGCGTGGTCCCCGTGTACTACGGCTCGCCCAGCATCGCCGACTGGCTTCCCAGCAACAAGAGCGCCCTTCTGGTAGCTGGGTTTGCTCACCCTCGGGAGCTGGCCGGCTTCATCAAGCAGCTGGATAGCAACGACAAAGAATACGAGGCCTACCTAGAATGGAAACTAAAGGGCGAGATCTCCAACCCCCGGCTTCTCGTGGCCTTGAAGGAGCGCAGGTGGGGAGTGCAGGACGTCACCCAGGACAACTACATCGACGCCTTCGAATGCATGGTGTGTAATAAGGTGTGGGAGAACATCAGGCTGCGGGAGAAGGTGAGCTGATCCAGACCTGGGGAGATGGGCCCCGGGCCTGTGCAAAGGACCAGGGTGGGTGTGGGGGCCCTCAGCTCACTAAGAAGGGGCCTCCAGGCTCTGGGCCGCTCTGAGGCGAGGAGGTGTGCAGATGGTGCTGACCTGCGTCGGTCCGAGGAATTCCCTATAGCAGAGAAATGACAGCCCGTCCCTGTCCCTAAGCTTGGTGTATCATCAATCCTCACACTTAGGGAGCACCTTAAAGCTGATCCCTTCCTTCCTAACAGCTTTGTCCAGCAGGGGCAGCAAGCATTACTGTCTCTACAGCtgcagggtcacatggctggtatgACATAGTCGACAACAAAGCTAAGGCAGCCCTGGGCCGCCTTGACTGGCATGACGCCCAGGGCTGGCGAGGGAGGTCCCACAACTCTCCGCTCTAAGCAGACACCAGGAGAGGCAGGGGGACACAGTGAGCAGGATGCTTGTTTTGGATCAGAGATGAATGGTTCCGGTGTTGGGGCTGGTGCTTACCCTGGTGGGACTGGGCCGAGGCCCCGTCCTCACTGGACTGCCGCACTTTTTCTCATCTGTTCAGTGAGCGTTGCGGGAGACGACCCAGCTGTAAATCTGTGAGCACGGGGGTCTAGTGTTGAGATCTGGAGCATTCCAGCACAGAGAAGGAAGCCAGGGTGAGAAAACTGGCCTCCCTACCTTGGCACAGGCTGTGTCCTCACGCCTGGGGCCTCCCTTCTCAGCCCACCTCGAAGGCTCCTTAGCTTCCTTCGGAGCTCAGGGAGAGTGCCTCCCCCTTTAGGGTCTCCTTAGTGCTTATTGCCCTCCCACAGAGATTTCTCTGCATCAATAAATACCTTGTATCTGCTTTTCTTTGTGCATGTTGTTCAGCCCCTGATAAAGTGCCATCCCCTTGATAAAACAAGTCCTTGGCAGGGATAGTTTTGTTCTTGTCTCCTCGGGACCATACACAGTGCCTGCGGTCTAATGGGCACTTAGCACATGCATGTGAATTGAAGGTTTAAGAAACAGGCCAgcctttctaaattttttctgaaatttgtttaacaaacataaataatattgTTTGTGTAGCCAAGTCGGACAGTTCTCTCTGCCCACCGGCGGTTCCCTGtcctctcccacctccatacCCTAGGTCTGCAgtgccctcccctcctcctcctcctcctctctctctcttgaattAAAGCCCAACCTTCATGCTCCTTGTTCCAGGCAGCTTTCCTTCATGGCTGTGAGACTGAAacatcctcccccttcctccaggcCTCACGTAGCTTTTGGCTTTCTGATTCTAATGGCCTTTACCACGTgatttctgtctctttgtgttgTCATTTCACCCCCTTCTAGACTGTGAGCTCAATGAGGGAGGAGACCATGGCTCAACTAATTCTCTCCCCAAGCATTCAGTAGCTGCACAATAAAGAaggctttggggtggggggtagtgtgtgtgtggggggactgTGCTAATGTGCCTCTTACAGACCTCAGCTGACTTGGGTTCAATCTTAGACCTTGCCACGTGTGACCACGGACACGTCACTTCTCGCCCTTTCCCTCTGAGCCTGAGTgtctccatctgtaaagtggggctgAAAGACTTAACCTGTCGGCCTCTCTGGGCTATTGTAAAACACGGGAGACAATGTAAAAAAGCTCAGAGTGGCTCTTTGCAAACCCCGTATTTCTAAGGCGTCTCTGTCTCCCTAGAGGTGATGTGGGGGAAGGGACAAAATGCTaaccttggagacaggaagacttggcttcaaatGCTGCCATTGCtatttgccagctgtgtgaccttgaacaagtcctttccccctcctcgGCTCTCTGGGAATTATCTGTCCTTGTTAGTAGCCCATGGTAGTGAAGTCATCTGTGTCACACACCAAACGTTGGGGgctggtttgattttttttttttttggtgaggcaattggggttaagtgacttgcccagggtcacacagctagtaagtgtcaagtgtccgaggctggatttgaactcaggtccgtcctcctgaatccagggcaggtgctttatccactatagcgccacctagctaacccgTTCATAGTTACTATTAAATGACCACCTCAGAATTTGTGAAATCTCACTGGGATGTGGGAATTAAGGTATTGGCATCGACACCCAACCTTTCCTTCATGTCCCTAAGACTGGCAACATCTTCCCTGTTTCTTGACGCCCCGTGTGGCTCTTTGTTGCTCTTTTGATAAAGGCTGAGCCCTAAGGTGGCGGGGCGGGGGGAGAGAGGGCCTCCTCCTGCAGGCTGCTCCCGTGATGCTGGGCTTCTTCATC from Dromiciops gliroides isolate mDroGli1 chromosome 6, mDroGli1.pri, whole genome shotgun sequence encodes the following:
- the FUT10 gene encoding alpha-(1,3)-fucosyltransferase 10 isoform X2, producing the protein MARVRKKQLWASCLCLTVASFLLVSFQVVSELGRLERLKTENSNLKDGHQKPEEAPKHLHPFLKKGPYPSKKKVSKADNYPILLWWSPLTGEMGRLGHCGADTCFFTINRTYQHHHLTKAFLFYGTDFSIDSLPLPRKAHHDWALFHEESPKNNYKLFHEPVITLFNHTATFSRHSHLPLTTQYLEGVEALKSLRYVVPLQTKNSLRQRLAPLVYVQSDCDPPSDRDSYVRELMSHVQVDSYGECLRNRDLPPQLRNPAAMDDDGFHRILAQYKFILAFENAVCDDYITEKFWRPLKLGVVPVYYGSPSIADWLPSNKSALLVAGFAHPRELAGFIKQLDSNDKEYEAYLEWKLKGEISNPRLLVALKERRWGVQDVTQDNYIDAFECMVCNKVWENIRLREKGREEMHLLELPL
- the FUT10 gene encoding alpha-(1,3)-fucosyltransferase 10 isoform X1 — its product is MARVRKKQLWASCLCLTVASFLLVSFQVVSELGRLERLKTENSNLKDGHQKPEEAPKHLHPFLKKGPYPSKKKVSKADNYPILLWWSPLTGEMGRLGHCGADTCFFTINRTYQHHHLTKAFLFYGTDFSIDSLPLPRKAHHDWALFHEESPKNNYKLFHEPVITLFNHTATFSRHSHLPLTTQYLEGVEALKSLRYVVPLQTKNSLRQRLAPLVYVQSDCDPPSDRDSYVRELMSHVQVDSYGECLRNRDLPPQLRNPAAMDDDGFHRILAQYKFILAFENAVCDDYITEKFWRPLKLGVVPVYYGSPSIADWLPSNKSALLVAGFAHPRELAGFIKQLDSNDKEYEAYLEWKLKGEISNPRLLVALKERRWGVQDVTQDNYIDAFECMVCNKVWENIRLREKGFPPKRWHADVTHLSCPKPQAFAFPVPALQWTSLREMWIPSFEQSKKEARALRQLVERNRNFTAQEFWTLVFRD